From one Dyella sp. 2HG41-7 genomic stretch:
- a CDS encoding DUF2147 domain-containing protein, with protein MKRLSQFAVVACLLLGSAVAWAANDTPVGTWRQIDDETGKPKSIIQITDDNGKLQGKVVQVLMSDDGPHPICKKCDGARKDQPIEGMVIMWGVSKDDNVWDGGKILDPKNGKVYSVKLTLADGGQKLDVHGYIGFSLLGRSQVWQRIQ; from the coding sequence ATGAAACGACTGTCGCAGTTTGCTGTTGTCGCTTGCCTGTTGCTGGGGTCGGCCGTCGCCTGGGCCGCCAACGACACGCCGGTCGGCACATGGCGGCAGATCGACGACGAGACCGGCAAGCCCAAATCGATCATCCAAATCACCGACGACAACGGCAAGCTCCAAGGCAAAGTCGTGCAGGTTCTGATGTCCGATGACGGCCCGCACCCGATCTGCAAAAAATGCGACGGTGCGCGCAAGGATCAGCCGATCGAAGGCATGGTCATCATGTGGGGCGTCAGCAAGGACGACAACGTGTGGGACGGCGGCAAGATTCTCGATCCGAAGAATGGCAAGGTGTACAGCGTGAAGCTCACCCTGGCCGACGGCGGGCAGAAGCTCGACGTGCACGGTTACATCGGCTTTTCGTTGCTCGGACGCAGTCAGGTGTGGCAACGAATTCAGTAA
- the apbC gene encoding iron-sulfur cluster carrier protein ApbC, with protein MTQANEALVRRILGDLIDPFTGAPIVDSIRAVGVDGTRVSVDIQLGYPAAGAIESLTQQVKQALEADAAIEAAAVSIGSRIHAHKVQGTLAPLANVKNIIAVASGKGGVGKSTVSANLALALAAEGAKVGILDADIYGPSQPRMLGIQGRPESPDGKSITPMTAHGLQAMSIGFLVDEETPMIWRGPMVTQAMMQLLSDTRWDMLDYLIIDLPPGTGDIQLTLSQKVPVSGAVIVTTPQDIALLDARKALKMFEKVEVPVLGIVENMATHVCTNCGHEEHIFGAGGGERMAAQYQVPYLGSLPLDIRIREQADGGTPTVAAMPDSDLAARYRDIARNTAGRLARQPRNKSLGLGKIVVQGQPTA; from the coding sequence ATGACGCAGGCGAACGAAGCCCTGGTGCGCCGAATCCTCGGCGACCTTATCGACCCCTTTACCGGCGCCCCCATCGTCGACTCCATCCGCGCCGTAGGCGTAGATGGGACTCGCGTGTCGGTGGATATCCAGCTCGGGTATCCGGCCGCAGGCGCCATTGAATCGCTTACGCAACAGGTAAAGCAGGCGCTGGAAGCGGATGCGGCCATCGAGGCGGCGGCGGTCTCCATCGGCAGCCGCATTCATGCGCACAAAGTGCAGGGTACGTTGGCGCCGCTGGCGAATGTGAAAAACATCATTGCCGTCGCATCTGGTAAAGGCGGGGTCGGCAAGTCCACCGTTTCAGCGAATCTCGCTCTCGCCCTGGCGGCGGAAGGTGCGAAGGTCGGTATTCTCGACGCAGACATTTACGGTCCAAGCCAGCCGCGCATGCTGGGCATCCAAGGCCGCCCGGAATCGCCCGACGGCAAATCCATTACGCCGATGACCGCGCATGGTTTGCAGGCCATGTCGATCGGTTTTCTGGTCGACGAAGAAACGCCGATGATCTGGCGCGGCCCGATGGTGACGCAGGCGATGATGCAGCTGCTCAGCGATACGCGCTGGGACATGCTCGACTACCTGATCATCGATCTTCCGCCCGGCACGGGCGATATCCAGCTCACTTTGTCGCAAAAAGTGCCGGTGTCCGGCGCGGTGATCGTCACCACACCGCAGGACATCGCGCTGCTCGATGCTCGCAAAGCGCTGAAGATGTTCGAGAAGGTGGAAGTGCCGGTGCTCGGCATCGTCGAGAATATGGCGACGCACGTTTGTACGAACTGCGGCCACGAAGAACATATCTTCGGCGCCGGCGGCGGTGAGCGCATGGCCGCTCAATATCAGGTCCCGTACCTGGGTTCGTTGCCGCTCGATATCCGCATTCGTGAGCAGGCCGATGGCGGCACGCCGACTGTCGCGGCGATGCCGGACTCGGACCTGGCCGCGCGCTACCGCGACATCGCGCGCAACACCGCAGGGCGGCTTGCGCGTCAACCGCGCAATAAATCGCTGGGCCTGGGCAAGATCGTCGTGCAGGGCCAGCCCACGGCGTAA
- the dcd gene encoding dCTP deaminase: MSIKSDKWIRRMAEQQGMIEPYEPGQVKLRDGNRLVSYGTSSYGYDVRCAREFKIFTNINSTIVDPKAFDPTSFVDVEADVCIIPPNSFALARTVEFFRIPRQVLTVCLGKSTYARCGIIVNVTPLEPEWEGHVTLEFSNTTPLPAKIYANEGVAQMLFFESDEECETSYKDRGGKYQGQQGVTLPRT; this comes from the coding sequence GTGAGTATCAAATCCGACAAGTGGATCCGCCGTATGGCGGAACAGCAAGGCATGATCGAGCCGTACGAGCCTGGGCAGGTCAAACTGCGAGATGGCAACCGATTGGTGTCGTACGGCACCTCAAGTTACGGTTACGACGTGCGTTGCGCGCGCGAATTCAAAATCTTCACCAACATCAATTCCACGATCGTCGATCCGAAAGCGTTCGATCCGACGAGCTTTGTCGATGTGGAAGCGGACGTTTGCATTATTCCGCCCAATTCCTTTGCATTGGCGCGCACGGTTGAGTTCTTCCGCATTCCGCGTCAGGTGCTTACGGTGTGCTTGGGCAAGAGCACGTACGCGCGTTGCGGAATCATCGTGAACGTGACGCCGCTGGAACCGGAATGGGAAGGCCACGTGACGTTGGAGTTCTCCAACACCACGCCGTTGCCTGCCAAGATTTATGCCAACGAAGGCGTCGCTCAGATGCTGTTTTTCGAATCCGACGAAGAATGCGAAACCAGCTACAAAGACCGCGGCGGCAAGTACCAGGGCCAGCAAGGCGTGACCTTGCCGCGGACCTGA
- a CDS encoding HIT family protein: MSARDFVLDPRLQADTKHVASLSLCDVLLMNDARFPWLILVPRQAGCSEILDLPEDMRSVLWHEINHVSAVFRDTTPCDKLNIGALGNVVRQLHVHLVARNEGDAAWPGPVWGSGRAVPYFDDVAQSLVERLRCKLRAHE; this comes from the coding sequence ATGAGCGCACGTGACTTCGTACTCGATCCACGCTTGCAAGCCGATACGAAACACGTCGCGTCGCTTTCCTTGTGCGACGTGTTGCTGATGAACGACGCGCGTTTTCCCTGGCTGATTTTGGTTCCTCGCCAGGCGGGATGCAGCGAAATTCTAGATCTGCCCGAAGATATGCGATCCGTGCTGTGGCACGAAATCAATCACGTCTCGGCCGTCTTTCGCGATACGACGCCGTGCGACAAGCTCAATATCGGCGCGCTCGGCAATGTCGTGCGGCAACTGCATGTGCATCTCGTCGCGCGCAACGAAGGCGACGCTGCGTGGCCCGGTCCCGTATGGGGAAGCGGCCGCGCCGTGCCTTATTTCGACGATGTCGCGCAATCGCTTGTCGAACGTTTGCGATGCAAGCTCCGTGCGCATGAATAA
- a CDS encoding dienelactone hydrolase family protein: MGKHINIPTSGTQCIGAYLAEAPGKPKGGLVVIQEIFGINAHIRTVADRFAAAGYTAVAPAFFDHVETNVELDYSSESMAKGRQLATEVGLNRAVEDVASAAEAIASAGKIGTVGYCWGGTVAMLSAIRLGLPSVSYYGARNVPFLEEQLQAPVMFHFGEEDASIPPDMVAKHRQMLPQMDVYSYPGAGHAFNRDIDPSHYHQASAELALKRTLAFFDKYLAHA; the protein is encoded by the coding sequence ATGGGCAAACACATCAATATCCCCACTAGCGGCACCCAATGCATCGGCGCCTATCTGGCCGAGGCGCCTGGCAAGCCCAAAGGCGGCCTTGTCGTTATCCAGGAGATTTTCGGGATCAACGCCCATATCCGCACTGTTGCGGACCGCTTTGCCGCGGCCGGATACACCGCCGTTGCGCCGGCTTTTTTCGACCACGTCGAAACCAACGTGGAATTGGATTACTCAAGCGAAAGCATGGCCAAAGGCCGCCAGCTGGCGACCGAGGTGGGATTGAATCGCGCCGTGGAAGATGTCGCCAGCGCAGCCGAAGCCATCGCGTCGGCCGGAAAGATCGGCACGGTCGGTTATTGCTGGGGCGGTACGGTGGCGATGCTCTCGGCCATCCGCCTGGGTCTTCCTTCCGTGAGCTATTACGGTGCGCGCAACGTGCCGTTTCTCGAGGAACAACTGCAAGCGCCGGTGATGTTCCATTTCGGCGAAGAAGACGCGTCCATTCCCCCGGATATGGTCGCCAAGCACCGCCAGATGCTGCCGCAAATGGACGTCTACAGTTATCCGGGCGCCGGGCATGCCTTCAATCGCGATATCGACCCGAGCCATTACCATCAAGCAAGTGCGGAGCTGGCGCTGAAGCGCACCCTCGCCTTTTTCGACAAATACCTGGCACACGCATGA
- the rimO gene encoding 30S ribosomal protein S12 methylthiotransferase RimO has product MSKATQKIGFVSLGCPKALVDSERILTQLKVEGYEIVPSYDAADAVVVNTCGFIDAAVQESLDAIGEALHENGKVIVTGCLGKRSELIREAYPDVLAITGPQDYGSVMNAVHAVLPPKRNPLLDIIPLGHLGAQGDDSVGIKLTPKHYAYLKISEGCNHRCSFCIIPSMRGDLVSRPVDEVLVEAERLVRGGVKELLVISQDTSAYGVDVKYAERVWREKNYRTRMTELCEGLSELGAWTRLHYVYPYPHVDEIMPLMAEGKILPYLDIPFQHASPRILKLMKRPGNIDKTLERIQNWRKLVPDITLRSTFIVGFPGETDAEFDELLDFLREAELDRVGAFTYSPVEGAKANELPNPVPEELKEDRLEQFMAVQAEISAAKLQRKIGRTIKVLVDEAGVAGAIARSSADAPEIDGVVRIANGQKLKPGQFVDVVVESADEHDLHAVLVN; this is encoded by the coding sequence ATGTCTAAGGCCACTCAGAAAATCGGCTTCGTCAGTCTTGGTTGTCCCAAGGCGCTGGTCGATTCCGAACGCATCCTCACCCAGCTCAAGGTCGAGGGCTACGAGATCGTGCCCAGTTACGACGCGGCCGACGCGGTGGTGGTGAACACCTGCGGCTTTATCGACGCTGCGGTTCAGGAGTCGCTGGACGCCATCGGCGAAGCCTTGCACGAGAACGGTAAAGTGATCGTCACCGGTTGTCTGGGCAAGCGCTCCGAACTGATTCGCGAAGCGTACCCGGATGTACTGGCTATCACCGGTCCGCAGGATTACGGCAGCGTGATGAACGCGGTGCATGCTGTGTTGCCGCCGAAGCGCAATCCGTTACTCGATATCATCCCGCTTGGGCACCTTGGCGCCCAAGGCGATGACTCGGTGGGTATCAAGCTGACGCCCAAGCATTATGCGTATCTGAAAATCTCCGAAGGCTGCAATCATCGCTGCAGCTTCTGCATCATTCCTTCGATGCGCGGCGATCTCGTTTCGCGACCCGTGGACGAGGTGCTAGTCGAAGCAGAACGCCTCGTGAGGGGCGGCGTAAAAGAGTTGCTGGTGATTTCGCAAGACACCAGCGCTTACGGCGTGGATGTGAAATACGCCGAACGCGTGTGGCGCGAGAAGAACTACCGCACGCGTATGACCGAGTTGTGCGAAGGGCTGTCGGAACTCGGTGCGTGGACGCGCCTGCACTACGTCTACCCGTACCCGCACGTGGACGAGATCATGCCGCTGATGGCCGAGGGCAAGATCCTCCCGTATCTCGATATCCCGTTTCAGCACGCCAGCCCGCGCATCCTTAAGTTGATGAAGCGCCCCGGCAATATCGACAAAACGCTGGAGCGTATTCAAAACTGGCGCAAGCTCGTGCCGGATATCACCTTGCGCAGCACGTTCATCGTGGGCTTCCCCGGCGAAACCGATGCGGAATTCGACGAGTTGCTCGACTTCCTGCGCGAAGCCGAGCTGGATCGCGTCGGCGCGTTCACCTATTCGCCGGTCGAAGGCGCGAAGGCAAACGAGCTGCCGAATCCGGTGCCGGAAGAGCTGAAGGAAGATCGACTCGAACAGTTCATGGCAGTCCAGGCTGAAATCTCCGCGGCGAAGTTGCAACGCAAGATCGGCCGCACCATCAAGGTGCTGGTCGACGAAGCGGGTGTCGCAGGCGCGATTGCGCGTTCGTCTGCGGATGCGCCAGAGATCGACGGCGTGGTGCGCATCGCGAATGGCCAGAAACTCAAGCCGGGGCAATTCGTGGACGTGGTGGTGGAATCCGCCGACGAACACGATCTGCACGCGGTGCTCGTCAACTGA
- a CDS encoding DUF3025 domain-containing protein: protein MRYVAPAREAVDPSVFALAPLNGWLDYADWLHGVEWPLIDELNARWPINARERFVAQTRELLDDGLHYEERIAQRGLIATREANWHDLFNAMIWLRYPQLKRALNRQQVADVASFGRRERSRAQYAQTHFDEAGVIVTLKDPSLLELWDRHDWHALFWQRRAAWMDGSILMHVFGHALLEHALMPSKLLVGKALVVMADSQAHGEESVSCCANAIVDGRWLRDPLELRPLPLSGIPGWHVANVDETFHRAAACYQPLREGRSYPAPLRLSR, encoded by the coding sequence ATGCGCTACGTCGCGCCAGCGCGAGAGGCTGTCGATCCATCAGTCTTCGCGCTTGCGCCGCTGAACGGCTGGCTCGATTATGCCGATTGGCTGCATGGGGTCGAGTGGCCGTTGATCGACGAACTCAATGCGCGATGGCCGATAAACGCCCGTGAGCGTTTTGTAGCGCAAACGCGCGAATTACTCGACGACGGTCTGCACTACGAAGAACGTATTGCGCAACGCGGTTTGATCGCGACGCGCGAAGCGAACTGGCACGACCTTTTCAACGCCATGATCTGGCTGCGTTATCCGCAACTCAAGCGGGCGCTCAACCGGCAGCAAGTTGCGGACGTCGCCAGCTTCGGCCGGCGCGAGCGCTCGCGCGCTCAATACGCGCAGACGCATTTCGACGAAGCCGGTGTCATCGTTACCCTGAAAGATCCGTCCTTGCTGGAGCTATGGGACCGTCACGATTGGCACGCGTTGTTCTGGCAACGCCGCGCGGCGTGGATGGATGGGTCGATCTTGATGCATGTATTCGGTCATGCGTTGCTCGAGCATGCACTCATGCCGAGCAAGCTGCTGGTCGGCAAGGCCTTGGTGGTGATGGCTGACAGCCAAGCGCATGGCGAAGAATCGGTCTCCTGCTGTGCGAACGCGATTGTCGATGGGCGCTGGCTGCGCGATCCGCTGGAATTGCGTCCGCTGCCGCTGTCAGGTATTCCCGGTTGGCATGTCGCAAACGTCGACGAAACCTTCCATCGCGCAGCGGCTTGTTACCAGCCGCTGCGCGAAGGGCGCTCTTATCCGGCCCCTTTGCGGCTTAGTCGATAG
- the greB gene encoding transcription elongation factor GreB: MTRWRPPAPRSTAIITRDGFEKLKSELDHLWLTLRPEVVKALAAAAAEGDRSENAEYTYRKKQLGEIDRRVRYLSKRIPSLKVAEGAPADRETVFFGAVIELENVESGDMARYRIVGPDETDAKRGWISIDSPLARAVLKKKIDDEFEAELPGGRTRFAVIAVEYVDA; encoded by the coding sequence ATGACTCGTTGGCGCCCTCCTGCCCCACGTTCGACCGCCATCATCACGCGCGACGGCTTTGAAAAACTCAAAAGCGAGTTGGACCACCTCTGGCTCACTTTGCGCCCCGAAGTCGTGAAAGCGCTGGCCGCGGCCGCCGCGGAAGGCGATCGCTCGGAAAACGCGGAATACACCTATCGCAAGAAGCAACTCGGCGAAATCGACCGCCGCGTGCGCTATCTCAGCAAGCGTATTCCGTCGCTAAAAGTGGCCGAAGGTGCGCCCGCTGACCGCGAAACGGTGTTCTTCGGCGCGGTGATCGAATTGGAGAACGTGGAGAGCGGCGATATGGCGCGCTACCGTATCGTCGGCCCAGACGAAACCGACGCCAAGCGTGGCTGGATCAGCATCGACTCCCCGCTCGCTCGCGCGGTACTGAAGAAAAAGATCGACGACGAATTCGAGGCCGAACTGCCAGGTGGCCGTACGCGCTTTGCTGTGATCGCGGTGGAATACGTCGACGCGTGA
- a CDS encoding transglycosylase SLT domain-containing protein — MQLAACASTSANPPKPASASLTALYGQLDQASRGYETALEQTRAGDAQGAEKTLDAALDQLKEASAHCGTTPGCDPQRFFSVFDHLLRLKDGSFIGDQTPGEETSEPSSSPLAGQAGAASLPEGQRSVTLLRGHQLSELIAMNGPVKAALEMWLTQWRGNLMDAYVNYQYLRHEMWPQYQNQDLPEALLFGIMAKESGGKVHAVSRSGAAGPLQFMYATGARFGLGDQDGFDTRFDPAESARANAEYVNEQLKAFNDNLELTLAAYNGGEGRMRRLVGDNTSVSFYDPRIYGQVSQETRDYVPEVLAAAWLFLHPDSYNLHFPRVDGEAGSITLKRATSISELTVCLGSANDMSEGWFRTLRNLNPRLDPQQEQPLGSVMQIPKSLEKIYGVRCVDGPWPILASDLHNAVVPVFPDPPAASAPDPVVRYTVRRGDTLAGIARKHGGCSSETEIARMNNLKFNHVKAGQVLKLPSCR, encoded by the coding sequence ATGCAATTGGCAGCATGCGCTTCTACCAGCGCCAATCCGCCGAAGCCGGCTTCGGCCTCGCTGACGGCGCTTTACGGTCAGCTCGATCAGGCAAGCCGCGGTTACGAAACGGCGCTGGAGCAAACACGCGCTGGCGACGCGCAAGGCGCGGAAAAGACGCTGGACGCCGCGCTCGACCAGTTAAAGGAGGCGTCTGCGCATTGCGGCACCACGCCGGGCTGCGATCCGCAGCGTTTTTTCTCGGTCTTCGATCACTTGCTGCGCTTGAAGGACGGCAGCTTTATCGGCGACCAGACGCCGGGCGAAGAAACCAGCGAACCTTCTTCCTCGCCTTTGGCGGGCCAAGCGGGCGCCGCCAGCCTGCCTGAGGGGCAGCGCAGCGTGACGCTGTTGCGCGGCCATCAGCTTTCCGAATTGATCGCCATGAACGGTCCGGTGAAAGCCGCGCTGGAAATGTGGCTGACGCAGTGGCGTGGAAATCTGATGGATGCCTACGTCAATTATCAGTACCTGCGTCATGAGATGTGGCCGCAGTATCAGAACCAGGACCTGCCCGAAGCCTTGTTGTTCGGCATCATGGCGAAGGAATCGGGCGGCAAAGTGCACGCCGTGTCGCGCTCGGGCGCGGCGGGGCCGCTGCAATTCATGTACGCCACGGGCGCGCGCTTCGGGCTTGGCGATCAGGATGGATTCGACACGCGCTTCGACCCTGCGGAGTCCGCGCGCGCGAACGCCGAGTACGTCAACGAGCAACTCAAAGCCTTCAACGACAACCTTGAGCTCACCCTGGCGGCCTATAACGGTGGCGAAGGGCGGATGCGTCGGCTGGTCGGCGACAATACGTCGGTGAGCTTCTACGACCCGCGCATTTACGGTCAGGTTTCGCAGGAAACGCGCGACTACGTGCCCGAGGTGCTGGCGGCTGCTTGGCTGTTCCTGCATCCGGACAGTTACAACCTTCACTTTCCACGCGTGGACGGTGAGGCAGGCAGCATCACGCTCAAGCGCGCCACGTCCATCTCCGAACTCACGGTATGCCTGGGCTCTGCGAACGACATGAGCGAAGGGTGGTTTCGCACGTTGCGCAATCTCAATCCGCGCCTCGATCCGCAGCAGGAGCAGCCGCTCGGCAGCGTGATGCAGATTCCGAAGTCCTTGGAAAAAATCTACGGCGTGCGTTGCGTCGATGGCCCGTGGCCGATTCTCGCCAGCGATCTGCACAATGCGGTGGTGCCGGTGTTTCCCGATCCGCCGGCCGCGTCGGCGCCGGATCCGGTCGTTCGCTACACGGTTCGACGCGGCGATACCTTGGCGGGCATTGCACGCAAGCATGGCGGTTGCAGCAGCGAGACGGAGATTGCTCGCATGAACAACCTCAAGTTCAATCACGTAAAAGCCGGTCAAGTGTTGAAGCTGCCTAGTTGCCGGTGA
- the asd gene encoding archaetidylserine decarboxylase (Phosphatidylserine decarboxylase is synthesized as a single chain precursor. Generation of the pyruvoyl active site from a Ser is coupled to cleavage of a Gly-Ser bond between the larger (beta) and smaller (alpha chains). It is an integral membrane protein.), with the protein MTFKVFLQYILPHRALSRVVYWATRWTFAPWKNFLIGLIVKRYQVNMTEAAQPDPFAYPHFNAFFTRKLRPDARQADTAPSALISPADGRISQAGPIVDGRIFQAKGQEYTAAELLGDDESAAPYRRGRFVTIYLSPRDYHRVHMPLRGTLKETVHIPGRIFSVAPFAVEAIPRLFARNERLVCHFDGEHGPFAVVMVGAILVSSVATVWDGLVIPPYASSIRRKSFEGQNVTLERFGEMARFNMGSTVIVLLPEGVAELDALTSQQSIKVGQRLGELRHT; encoded by the coding sequence ATGACTTTCAAGGTATTCCTGCAATACATCCTTCCCCATCGGGCCCTGTCGCGCGTTGTCTATTGGGCAACGCGGTGGACGTTCGCGCCGTGGAAAAATTTTCTGATCGGTCTGATCGTCAAACGCTATCAGGTCAATATGACCGAAGCGGCGCAACCCGATCCCTTCGCCTATCCCCACTTCAATGCATTCTTTACGCGCAAACTGCGCCCCGATGCCCGCCAAGCCGATACGGCTCCCAGCGCCCTGATATCGCCGGCCGATGGCCGCATCAGCCAGGCGGGTCCCATTGTCGATGGACGCATTTTCCAGGCCAAAGGGCAGGAGTACACCGCCGCGGAATTGCTCGGCGACGATGAATCGGCCGCGCCGTATCGACGTGGCCGCTTTGTCACCATCTATCTTTCGCCGCGCGACTACCACCGCGTGCATATGCCGTTGCGCGGCACGTTGAAAGAGACGGTGCATATTCCCGGTCGAATCTTCAGCGTCGCGCCGTTTGCCGTGGAGGCCATTCCGCGACTGTTCGCGCGCAACGAGCGATTGGTCTGCCACTTCGACGGCGAGCACGGACCGTTTGCCGTGGTGATGGTGGGCGCGATCCTGGTGTCGTCGGTGGCCACGGTATGGGACGGCCTGGTGATTCCGCCGTATGCATCGTCCATCCGGCGCAAGTCATTCGAGGGCCAGAACGTAACGCTGGAACGCTTCGGCGAGATGGCCCGCTTCAATATGGGTTCCACCGTTATCGTGCTGTTGCCCGAAGGCGTCGCCGAGTTGGATGCGCTGACATCACAGCAGAGCATCAAGGTCGGCCAACGATTAGGTGAACTGCGTCACACTTAG